From the Leptospira biflexa serovar Patoc strain 'Patoc 1 (Paris)' genome, one window contains:
- a CDS encoding PAS domain-containing hybrid sensor histidine kinase/response regulator: MPTDPSLEIQILSDFEDIVFSIGYPKLEILYTSRSIQTLTGYDSQYFLENKTSWQKFIYKEDRNLIKHALIAIQNNQKFRLRLRIITKNQNIKYIECRGRLIHNQSNGSYRIDGIVTDISDLLPLYHLFQDESVDIKHLLIENNMIFNGSQDSMFLIEVKDDDQYVIRRINLAYERSTGIKLSMIQGKTPIELLGEELGGTVINNFKKAIQSKKTISYEESFTMPAGTKIWITELTPIEVEGKYKYIVGASKDITEQKLAENALKEYNERYALILEASSDGWFDWDLVNNTVIYSRRWWLEFGNDEKPENVPIDYWQSLIHPDDVGWVSEFLETILASQRETFEFTFQMKKRKGNFAHVLSKCYIQRDASGNKIRLLGSNTDLTETKKIEYTLRYAKELAEAANIAKGNFLANMSHEIRTPLNGIIGFTELLLNSPLQEEQKEYLKNIFFSGKSLLELVNQILDFSKIDSGKLEFESINTNLIDLVQSTLDLFQVSAASKGIALHIQIDPNLPKYVSLDPLRIRQILSNLIGNAIKFTHEGSVKVSLQQMERNGDYVTISFEVSDTGIGIDMNVGSRLFDSFSQADTSITRKYGGSGLGLTITNELLLKMNSKLTIQSELGKGSQFSFPLTLEVKSSGENASSIFDDKPTQNLETNLVQIPEIQSDILIVEDNDLNRKLLTKLLQKKYPNLKLRYAIDGIEALAQFQFKVPDLIIMDLQMPIMDGYTATIEIRRLETNSNKKTPIVALTAGAFYAVKDSAMESGMDDFLTKPISASHLYATVEKWLRLGRV; the protein is encoded by the coding sequence TTAGAAAATAAAACATCCTGGCAGAAATTCATTTATAAGGAAGATCGAAACTTAATCAAACATGCGTTAATTGCAATCCAAAACAATCAAAAATTTCGACTCCGCTTAAGAATCATAACAAAAAATCAAAACATCAAGTACATTGAATGCCGAGGTAGATTGATTCATAATCAATCAAATGGTTCGTACAGAATTGATGGGATTGTTACTGACATTTCTGACTTACTTCCTCTTTATCATTTATTTCAAGATGAATCCGTTGATATCAAACATTTGTTAATTGAAAACAATATGATTTTTAATGGATCACAAGATTCCATGTTTTTAATCGAAGTAAAAGATGATGATCAATATGTGATCCGTAGGATTAACTTAGCTTATGAAAGATCCACGGGAATCAAACTATCAATGATCCAAGGAAAAACTCCTATAGAGTTATTGGGTGAAGAACTTGGTGGAACAGTAATCAATAATTTCAAAAAGGCGATCCAATCTAAAAAAACTATCTCTTATGAAGAAAGTTTCACAATGCCCGCTGGAACAAAAATTTGGATTACGGAACTGACTCCTATTGAAGTAGAGGGCAAATATAAATACATTGTCGGTGCAAGTAAGGATATCACCGAACAAAAATTAGCCGAAAATGCACTTAAAGAATATAATGAACGATATGCTTTGATTTTGGAAGCTAGCTCTGATGGTTGGTTTGATTGGGACTTAGTAAACAATACAGTGATTTATTCCAGACGATGGTGGTTAGAATTTGGAAACGATGAAAAACCAGAAAATGTTCCCATTGATTACTGGCAAAGTTTAATCCATCCAGATGATGTTGGATGGGTCAGTGAATTTTTAGAAACTATTTTAGCCTCACAACGTGAAACCTTTGAATTTACGTTCCAGATGAAAAAAAGAAAAGGTAATTTTGCACATGTATTGTCAAAATGTTACATCCAAAGGGATGCCTCGGGCAACAAAATTCGTTTACTTGGTTCAAATACAGATTTAACTGAAACAAAAAAAATCGAGTATACCCTTCGTTATGCAAAAGAATTAGCAGAAGCCGCAAACATTGCAAAGGGAAACTTTTTAGCAAATATGAGTCACGAAATTCGGACTCCATTAAATGGCATCATTGGATTCACCGAACTTTTATTAAACTCTCCTTTACAAGAAGAACAAAAAGAATATTTGAAAAACATTTTCTTTTCAGGAAAAAGTTTATTAGAATTGGTGAATCAAATCTTAGACTTCTCTAAGATCGATTCTGGAAAACTTGAATTTGAATCGATTAACACTAATTTAATTGATTTGGTGCAATCAACCTTAGATTTGTTTCAAGTATCAGCGGCATCCAAAGGAATCGCATTACATATACAAATTGATCCAAATCTGCCAAAATATGTTTCGCTCGATCCACTTAGGATCAGACAGATTCTATCAAATTTAATCGGGAATGCCATTAAGTTCACCCATGAAGGATCCGTAAAAGTCTCTTTACAACAAATGGAGCGTAACGGTGATTATGTGACAATTTCATTTGAGGTATCTGATACTGGAATTGGTATTGATATGAATGTAGGTTCTAGGCTATTCGATTCTTTTTCTCAAGCAGATACTTCGATCACGAGAAAGTACGGTGGATCAGGACTTGGGCTCACGATCACAAATGAACTATTATTAAAAATGAATTCTAAATTGACGATCCAAAGTGAACTAGGAAAGGGAAGCCAGTTTAGTTTTCCTTTGACACTGGAAGTCAAATCATCAGGCGAAAATGCATCTTCTATTTTTGATGATAAACCTACTCAGAACCTCGAAACTAACTTAGTGCAAATTCCTGAGATCCAATCAGACATTCTCATCGTTGAAGATAATGATTTGAATCGAAAACTTTTGACGAAACTGTTACAAAAAAAATATCCGAATTTAAAGTTACGTTATGCGATTGATGGAATAGAAGCACTTGCGCAATTCCAATTTAAAGTTCCAGATTTGATCATAATGGATTTGCAAATGCCGATTATGGATGGATACACAGCAACCATTGAAATTCGAAGATTGGAAACCAATTCAAATAAAAAAACACCAATTGTCGCTTTGACAGCTGGTGCTTTTTATGCTGTAAAGGATTCTGCGATGGAATCGGGAATGGACGATTTTTTAACCAAACCCATTTCCGCATCCCATCTGTATGCGACTGTAGAAAAGTGGCTTCGGTTAGGCCGCGTGTAG